A stretch of the Rosa rugosa chromosome 5, drRosRugo1.1, whole genome shotgun sequence genome encodes the following:
- the LOC133707773 gene encoding pentatricopeptide repeat-containing protein At1g77405-like, whose protein sequence is MKHSKPLRSYTPLVNQVLTAMLKNQPFDPNPSVSSTTTQPWTSDSVSQVLTSIPRFFFQSPRSIGCQTGCRHRASLKQRNLRQETYNFHNDMLIFGPAAHRDLNKVNLGVDKTLDFYYWVETHFGFKHNERTCRDMAIVLAKGNRLKALWDFLKDMSMRGSSGSPLVTTQSITCLMKCLGEEGLVNEALTAFYRMKQFHCKPDVYAYNTIIYALCRVENFKKARFLLEQMELPGFRCPPDTFTYTILISSYCRYGLETGCRKATRRRLWEANHMFRNMLFRGFVPDVVTYNALINGCCKTYRIERALELFEDMKKRDCTPNRVTYDSFIRYYAAVNEIDKAVDMLRRMQNMNHGLATSSSYTPIIHALCEAGRVTEAWSFLVELVDGGSIPREYTYKLVCNAMSSAGEVNLLDDDLQKRIEDSMQRRYKHIMKVKPIMTRKGYDSMVET, encoded by the coding sequence ATGAAGCATTCAAAACCTCTGCGCAGTTACACACCTCTAGTGAACCAAGTCCTGACAGCCATGCTCAAAAACCAACCTTTTGATCCGAACCCCTCGGTTTCATCCACCACAACTCAACCATGGACCTCCGACTCAGTTTCCCAAGTCCTAACCTCCATCCCCAGATTCTTCTTCCAGTCCCCTCGCTCCATAGGTTGCCAAACCGGCTGTCGGCACCGCGCTTCGTTAAAGCAACGTAATCTCAGGCAAGAAACATATAATTTCCACAATGACATGCTCATTTTTGGCCCAGCTGCCCATAGAGACCTCAACAAGGTCAATCTGGGAGTGGATAAAACCCTCGATTTTTACTACTGGGTCGAAACCCATTTCGGGTTCAAGCACAATGAGCGAACATGCAGAGACATGGCTATCGTTTTGGCTAAAGGGAATCGGTTGAAGGCCCTCTGGGATTTTCTGAAAGACATGTCAATGAGAGGGAGTAGTGGAAGCCCTCTTGTAACGACACAGTCCATAacctgtttgatgaaatgcctaGGAGAAGAGGGATTGGTTAATGAAGCATTGACGGCTTTCTATAGAATGAAGCAATTTCATTGCAAACCGGATGTGTATGCTTACAACACTATTATTTATGCGCTTTGCAGAGTTGAGAATTTCAAGAAGGCCCGGTTTTTGCTGGAGCAGATGGAGCTGCCGGGTTTTAGATGCCCGCCGGATACATTCACTTATACGATTTTGATAAGCTCTTATTGTAGATATGGGTTGGAGACTGGGTGCAGGAAGGCCACTAGGAGGAGGTTGTGGGAAGCAAACCACATGTTTCGGAATATGCTTTTTAGAGGGTTTGTTCCTGATGTTGTTACTTACAATGCTTTGATCAATGGTTGTTGCAAGACTTACAGGATAGAGAGGGCGTTGGAGTTGTTTGAGGATATGAAGAAGAGGGATTGTACCCCCAACCGGGTTACTTATGATTCGTTTATTAGATACTATGCTGCTGTTAATGAGATTGACAAGGCTGTGGATATGTTAAGAAGGATGCAGAATATGAATCATGGATTGGCCACTTCAAGTTCGTATACTCCAATCATTCATGCCTTGTGTGAAGCAGGAAGGGTTACAGAGGCCTGGAGTTTTCTTGTTGAGTTGGTTGATGGAGGGTCAATACCTAGAGAATATACTTACAAATTAGTTTGCAATGCAATGAGTTCAGCTGGAGAGGTCAATTTACTTGATGATGACCTGCAAAAAAGAATAGAAGACAGTATGCAGAGGAGATATAAGCACATAATGAAGGTGAAGCCAATAATGACTCGCAAAGGGTATGATAGCATGGTGGAAACTTGA